In one window of Duganella dendranthematis DNA:
- a CDS encoding patatin-like phospholipase family protein, with translation MRVVLVLQGGGALGAYQAGVFQALHEHQLAPDWIVGTSIGAINAAILAGNPFEDRLTRLRQFWQGIAHRDSYDMRQVPDAQRRSNILLQTWDTLFRGVPGFFTPRLFSAFATGAPVDPEQASFYDTTDLHNTLNDLIDFDYLNAPGGIRLTVNALKVTSGTLRSFDNRDLTINADHVRASGALPPGFPPVRIDGDLYWDGGLYSNTPLETVLDESKQVDTLCFMVDLWSADGEEPKTLDEVQTRQKDVTFASRSRRHLDDYVATHQMRQKLRELYAALPADQRTPAQTAELEALGCGSTLHVVRLPYAGRDWNMAAKDINFSQGSIDWRWDQGYQDALRAIKASGWLSFVSEDTPLVVHELPPLAVAPHAERAA, from the coding sequence ATGCGCGTCGTGCTGGTCCTGCAAGGGGGCGGCGCATTGGGGGCTTATCAGGCCGGCGTGTTCCAGGCGCTGCATGAACACCAGCTTGCGCCGGACTGGATCGTCGGCACCTCCATCGGCGCCATCAACGCGGCCATCCTGGCCGGCAATCCCTTTGAAGACCGCCTGACCCGGCTGCGCCAGTTCTGGCAAGGCATCGCCCACCGCGACAGCTACGACATGCGCCAGGTGCCCGATGCGCAACGCCGTTCCAATATCCTGCTGCAAACCTGGGACACGCTATTTCGCGGCGTGCCGGGCTTCTTTACGCCGCGCTTGTTCAGCGCCTTCGCCACCGGTGCGCCGGTCGATCCAGAACAGGCCAGCTTCTACGACACGACCGACCTGCACAACACGCTCAACGACCTGATCGACTTCGATTACCTCAACGCGCCGGGCGGCATCCGCCTGACCGTGAATGCGCTCAAAGTCACCAGCGGCACTTTGCGCAGCTTCGACAACCGCGACCTGACCATCAACGCCGACCATGTGCGCGCCAGCGGTGCGCTGCCGCCGGGCTTCCCGCCGGTACGCATCGATGGCGACCTGTACTGGGACGGCGGGCTATATTCGAACACGCCGCTGGAAACCGTGCTGGACGAAAGCAAGCAGGTCGATACGCTGTGTTTCATGGTTGACCTGTGGAGCGCCGATGGCGAAGAGCCGAAAACCCTGGACGAGGTGCAGACGCGGCAGAAAGATGTCACCTTCGCCTCGCGTTCGCGCCGCCACCTGGACGATTACGTCGCCACCCACCAGATGCGGCAAAAGCTGCGCGAGCTGTACGCGGCGCTGCCGGCCGATCAGCGCACGCCGGCGCAAACCGCCGAACTGGAAGCGCTGGGCTGTGGCAGCACCTTGCATGTGGTGCGCCTGCCGTATGCCGGGCGCGACTGGAATATGGCCGCCAAGGACATCAATTTTTCGCAGGGATCGATCGACTGGCGCTGGGATCAGGGCTATCAGGATGCGCTGCGCGCCATCAAGGCATCAGGCTGGCTCAGCTTCGTCTCGGAAGATACGCCGCTGGTGGTGCACGAGTTGCCGCCGCTGGCGGTGGCGCCCCATGCAGAACGGGCCGCCTGA
- a CDS encoding DUF3309 domain-containing protein has product MGTIILIILVLALIGALPTWPHSRNWGYAPSGITGLIVVILLIMLLTGRL; this is encoded by the coding sequence ATGGGTACCATCATTCTGATTATTCTGGTTCTGGCCCTGATCGGCGCACTGCCAACCTGGCCGCACAGCCGCAACTGGGGCTACGCGCCAAGCGGCATTACCGGCCTGATCGTGGTCATCCTGCTGATCATGCTGCTGACCGGTCGACTCTAA
- a CDS encoding glycine zipper 2TM domain-containing protein: protein MKRSTTLAAAIFAGVAALSGCASNQQPQQIGYISNDSSTYGTIDSIQIMQAQRSSGVGAVTGGLIGGLLGNQVGGGSGRAVATVAGAVGGAVVGNNVEGNRNAGKEEYQISVRMDNGDTRIIQQDSIVDLRVGNRVRLIDGRLYRY from the coding sequence ATGAAACGCTCAACTACGCTTGCCGCCGCTATCTTTGCCGGCGTCGCTGCATTGAGCGGCTGCGCCAGCAACCAGCAGCCGCAACAGATCGGCTATATCAGCAACGACTCGTCTACTTACGGCACCATCGACTCGATCCAGATCATGCAAGCCCAACGTAGTTCCGGCGTCGGCGCCGTGACCGGCGGCCTGATCGGTGGCCTGCTGGGTAACCAGGTCGGCGGCGGCTCGGGCCGTGCAGTCGCCACGGTGGCCGGCGCAGTCGGCGGCGCAGTGGTGGGCAACAACGTCGAAGGCAACCGCAATGCCGGCAAAGAGGAATACCAGATCAGCGTGCGCATGGATAACGGCGACACCCGCATCATTCAACAGGACAGCATTGTCGATCTGCGCGTGGGCAACCGCGTGCGCCTGATCGACGGCCGCCTGTATCGCTATTAA
- a CDS encoding BON domain-containing protein — translation MKIAHKIATALFTVSLLGAMTGCASTSTKEGTGEYVDDSVITTKVKASIFNEPSLKTTEINVETFKGTVQLSGFVAQPEDIAKAAQVARGVKGVTAVKNDLHVK, via the coding sequence ATGAAAATCGCACATAAAATCGCTACTGCCCTGTTCACCGTATCGCTGCTGGGCGCCATGACCGGCTGCGCATCGACCTCGACCAAAGAAGGCACCGGCGAGTATGTCGACGATTCCGTCATCACCACCAAAGTCAAAGCCAGCATCTTCAACGAGCCTAGCCTGAAAACCACCGAAATCAACGTGGAAACCTTCAAAGGCACCGTACAGCTGAGCGGTTTCGTGGCCCAGCCTGAAGATATCGCCAAAGCTGCCCAAGTGGCACGTGGCGTCAAAGGCGTGACCGCAGTGAAAAACGACCTGCACGTCAAGTAA
- a CDS encoding AI-2E family transporter, whose amino-acid sequence MNQPVDLPRTHAQALTADADVPAATSPAVPETPRIPLHVNARGLALGVIATVAFVWALQWSRNFLVPLLLGILISYTLSPLVCWLERIRIPRVIGATLITAAILGGSVVVAEKLQGEFQAIVEELPTAGHKLSKLVSEHLHSGGPSALQRIQDVATELQQATAGAQEKRAARRASAASPPDTLPVMDWLWAGSMGVMGFVSQATMVIFLVFFLLLSGDTFKRKLVKLTGPSLTKKKITVHILEDINSSIQKYMLMLLVTNGALALLMWIALRWIGLENAGAWAIVAGLLHLMPYFGPLLIMMATGIVAFLQFESLQMSFLVMGASLAIATLIGTVVATWMTGRFARMNAAAVFVSLLFWGWLWGVWGLLLGVPVIVIIKVVAERVEGMEVVAELLGE is encoded by the coding sequence ATGAACCAGCCTGTCGATCTTCCTCGGACTCACGCACAGGCGCTCACCGCCGATGCTGACGTTCCTGCTGCCACCTCTCCCGCTGTTCCCGAAACTCCCCGTATTCCCCTGCATGTCAACGCGCGCGGCCTGGCGCTCGGCGTGATTGCGACCGTCGCCTTTGTCTGGGCGCTGCAATGGTCGCGCAACTTCCTGGTTCCCTTATTGCTCGGTATTCTGATCAGCTACACTTTGAGTCCGCTCGTGTGCTGGCTGGAACGCATCCGCATTCCGCGCGTGATCGGCGCGACGCTGATTACTGCCGCCATTCTGGGCGGCTCGGTGGTGGTGGCGGAAAAGCTGCAAGGCGAGTTCCAGGCCATTGTGGAAGAGTTGCCGACCGCGGGGCACAAACTGTCCAAACTGGTGTCGGAACACTTGCACAGCGGCGGCCCGAGCGCCTTGCAGCGCATCCAGGACGTCGCCACCGAGCTGCAGCAAGCCACCGCCGGCGCGCAGGAAAAGCGTGCCGCCCGCCGCGCCAGCGCCGCCTCGCCGCCCGATACCTTGCCGGTAATGGACTGGCTGTGGGCCGGCTCGATGGGCGTGATGGGCTTCGTCAGTCAGGCCACCATGGTGATCTTCCTGGTGTTCTTCCTGCTGCTGTCGGGCGACACCTTCAAGCGCAAGCTGGTCAAACTGACCGGTCCGTCACTGACCAAGAAGAAAATCACCGTCCACATCCTGGAAGACATCAACAGCTCGATCCAGAAATACATGCTGATGCTGCTGGTGACCAATGGCGCGCTGGCGCTGCTGATGTGGATCGCCTTGCGCTGGATCGGGCTGGAGAACGCCGGCGCCTGGGCCATCGTCGCCGGGCTGCTGCACCTGATGCCTTATTTTGGCCCGCTGCTGATCATGATGGCGACCGGCATCGTCGCCTTCCTGCAGTTTGAATCCTTGCAGATGAGTTTCCTGGTGATGGGCGCCTCGCTGGCCATCGCCACGCTGATCGGCACCGTAGTGGCAACCTGGATGACCGGCCGCTTCGCCCGCATGAACGCGGCGGCGGTGTTCGTCAGCCTGCTGTTCTGGGGCTGGCTGTGGGGCGTGTGGGGCTTGTTGCTCGGCGTTCCCGTGATCGTCATCATCAAGGTGGTCGCCGAGCGGGTGGAAGGCATGGAAGTGGTGGCCGAGCTACTCGGCGAGTGA
- a CDS encoding YihY/virulence factor BrkB family protein gives MNKKNIFSVLKCTVLEWFEHRGSSMGAALAFYTLFSMAPILVLVLAVAGWFYGPQAAQGELFAQLRGLVGAQGAEAIQAVLAGARNKEEGRLATMVAGALLLFGATTVFAELKASLDAIWQVPPLTKGTVWDTIRTRLLSFGMVLVLAFLLMVSLVVSAALTLLEKFWDSYWSDAGIVLTVINLAISFVVIAALFGVIFKMLPRVKLSWHDVTIGAIGTAALFTIGKYAIGAYIGNSGVASSYGAAGSMIAVLMWVYYSAQIFFLGAEFARQYALQLGSLRKTSLAE, from the coding sequence ATGAACAAAAAAAATATCTTCTCGGTGCTGAAATGCACCGTGCTGGAATGGTTCGAGCATCGCGGCAGCAGCATGGGCGCGGCGCTGGCGTTCTACACCTTGTTCTCCATGGCGCCGATCCTGGTGCTGGTGCTGGCTGTGGCCGGCTGGTTCTACGGCCCGCAGGCGGCCCAGGGTGAACTGTTCGCCCAACTGCGCGGCCTGGTCGGCGCGCAAGGGGCCGAAGCGATTCAGGCGGTGCTGGCCGGCGCCCGCAACAAGGAAGAAGGCCGGCTCGCCACCATGGTCGCCGGCGCCCTGCTGCTGTTCGGCGCGACCACCGTGTTTGCCGAACTCAAGGCCAGCCTGGACGCTATCTGGCAAGTGCCGCCGCTGACCAAGGGCACGGTATGGGACACCATCCGCACCCGCCTGCTGTCGTTCGGCATGGTGCTGGTGCTGGCGTTTCTGCTGATGGTGTCGCTGGTGGTCAGCGCGGCGCTGACCTTGCTGGAAAAGTTCTGGGATAGTTACTGGAGCGACGCCGGTATTGTGCTGACGGTGATCAATCTGGCGATCAGCTTTGTGGTGATTGCGGCGCTGTTCGGCGTGATCTTCAAGATGCTGCCGCGCGTGAAACTGTCATGGCATGACGTCACCATCGGCGCCATCGGCACCGCAGCCTTGTTCACGATCGGGAAATATGCGATTGGCGCCTACATCGGCAACAGCGGCGTGGCCAGCAGCTACGGCGCGGCGGGCTCGATGATTGCGGTGCTGATGTGGGTGTATTACTCGGCGCAGATTTTCTTCCTCGGCGCCGAGTTTGCAAGACAATATGCGCTCCAGCTGGGCAGCCTGCGCAAGACCTCACTCGCCGAGTAG
- a CDS encoding OmpA family protein, giving the protein MNKSKKIAFAVAALCASFSAMAQQDPVINPSWYIQPSVNGIKPDSDFGTTDKRGYGAGLKFGKAVNEYWDVQGGYTYSRSRDGFQRYQQDTLGVDGLYMFSRKSFRPFLLIGIGAERDKANLPNYIERKKNSPYVSAGLGFQADINDRTTFQADIRDVHGFIRGDEFPNSKSNNYLLTVGLNFAFNAPPRPAPAAPPPAPQVSEPPPPPPAPLPPPPPPPARFEKVTMSATKMFAFDSAKLTADTPKLDEIAAALNADSSINNVVITGYTDRLGSDKYNQKLSERRANAVKDYLVSKGIAANRLVAEGKGEANPVVECHDKKRADLITCLEPNRRVEVEQITIERRVQ; this is encoded by the coding sequence GTGAATAAATCCAAGAAAATCGCCTTCGCCGTTGCAGCACTCTGCGCGTCGTTCTCCGCCATGGCCCAGCAAGATCCGGTCATCAACCCGTCGTGGTACATCCAGCCTAGCGTCAACGGCATCAAGCCTGACTCGGACTTCGGCACCACCGACAAGCGCGGTTACGGCGCCGGCCTGAAATTCGGCAAGGCCGTCAATGAATACTGGGATGTGCAAGGTGGTTACACCTACAGCCGCTCCCGTGACGGTTTCCAACGCTACCAGCAAGACACGCTGGGCGTAGACGGTCTGTACATGTTCTCGCGTAAATCGTTCCGTCCGTTCCTGCTGATCGGTATCGGCGCCGAGCGCGACAAGGCCAACCTGCCTAACTACATCGAGCGCAAAAAGAATTCGCCGTACGTCAGCGCCGGTCTGGGCTTCCAGGCCGACATCAACGACCGCACCACCTTCCAGGCCGACATCCGTGATGTGCATGGTTTCATCCGCGGTGACGAATTCCCTAACAGCAAGAGCAACAACTACCTGCTGACCGTCGGCCTGAACTTCGCGTTCAATGCGCCACCGCGTCCAGCGCCAGCCGCACCACCGCCAGCACCGCAAGTGTCGGAACCACCACCGCCACCACCAGCACCGCTGCCACCACCGCCACCACCGCCAGCGCGTTTCGAAAAAGTGACGATGTCGGCGACCAAAATGTTCGCCTTCGACAGCGCCAAGCTGACCGCCGATACGCCTAAGCTGGACGAAATCGCTGCGGCGCTGAATGCTGACTCGAGCATCAACAACGTGGTCATCACCGGCTACACCGACCGTCTGGGCAGCGACAAGTACAACCAGAAACTGTCGGAACGCCGCGCCAACGCGGTCAAGGACTACCTGGTCAGCAAAGGCATCGCTGCCAACCGTCTGGTTGCTGAAGGCAAAGGCGAAGCGAATCCAGTGGTCGAGTGCCACGACAAGAAACGTGCCGACCTGATCACCTGCCTGGAACCTAACCGCCGCGTTGAAGTGGAACAAATCACCATCGAACGTCGCGTGCAATAA
- a CDS encoding winged helix-turn-helix domain-containing protein: MHAVSKQQTMVQNEMKASPEMHSTTARLTSLMDRSTPAPLDRKPSLSMASIERVRSTSATLRRIENMQKLIGELSLHEMLADEIAWFLKFSPSGARKYIRDLREAGVIELARYVEGTATYLGKAVYQLTPDPERIAAFLAAIAQPKREGVAPRKERPGLREQAMAGSGRHFHILADDTHYAIRVNRGPVMRDPLVAALFGSAPSQQKAE, encoded by the coding sequence ATGCATGCAGTCAGCAAACAACAAACCATGGTTCAAAACGAAATGAAAGCGTCGCCGGAGATGCATTCCACCACGGCCCGCTTGACCTCGTTGATGGACCGGTCGACGCCGGCACCGCTGGATCGCAAACCAAGCCTGTCGATGGCGTCGATCGAACGTGTGCGTTCGACGTCGGCCACGCTGCGCCGCATCGAAAACATGCAAAAACTGATCGGCGAACTGTCGCTGCATGAGATGCTGGCCGACGAAATCGCCTGGTTCCTGAAGTTTTCGCCGTCCGGCGCCCGCAAATACATCCGCGACCTGCGCGAAGCCGGCGTGATCGAACTGGCGCGCTACGTCGAAGGCACCGCCACCTACCTGGGCAAAGCGGTCTACCAGCTGACCCCTGACCCGGAGCGCATCGCCGCCTTCCTGGCCGCCATCGCCCAGCCGAAGCGCGAAGGTGTGGCCCCACGCAAGGAACGTCCAGGCCTGCGCGAGCAAGCCATGGCCGGCAGCGGTCGCCATTTCCACATTCTGGCCGATGACACCCATTACGCCATCCGCGTCAACCGTGGCCCGGTGATGCGCGATCCGCTGGTCGCCGCCTTGTTCGGCAGCGCGCCATCGCAGCAAAAAGCAGAATAA
- a CDS encoding zinc-dependent peptidase produces MEALTWIGLTALAIALPFIYPRWRLQRVLARPLPPEAVAILQHTIPVYRNMPADLQQQLRKLVVQFLHQKKFVGCAGLEVTDEMAVTIAGQACLLLLNRPSKVYPALHTILVYPSEFVAQRAEVGPGGVITPGRQSMLGESWDDGRVVLSWDDVQRGAGDWTDGHNVVLHEFAHQLDSESGRANGAPYLGNPASYREWSEVLSRNFQNLRMHAMHRMETVMDPYGATNPAEFFAVATETFFEKPYQMAEHHAELYEEFLKYYRVDPRAWMSPPPPPAPPEPPPVSFAYSW; encoded by the coding sequence ATGGAAGCTTTGACCTGGATCGGCCTGACGGCGCTGGCGATCGCGCTGCCCTTCATTTACCCGCGCTGGCGCTTGCAGCGGGTGCTGGCCCGGCCATTGCCGCCCGAGGCGGTCGCCATCCTGCAGCATACTATTCCGGTGTACCGCAACATGCCGGCCGACTTGCAGCAACAACTGCGCAAGCTGGTGGTGCAATTCCTGCATCAGAAGAAGTTTGTCGGTTGCGCCGGGCTGGAGGTGACCGATGAAATGGCGGTCACCATCGCCGGTCAAGCCTGTCTGCTGCTGCTGAACCGGCCCAGCAAAGTCTATCCAGCCTTGCACACCATCCTGGTTTATCCCTCGGAATTTGTGGCGCAACGCGCCGAAGTAGGGCCGGGCGGTGTGATTACGCCGGGCCGGCAGAGCATGCTGGGCGAGTCGTGGGACGATGGCCGCGTGGTGCTGTCGTGGGACGATGTGCAGCGCGGCGCCGGCGACTGGACCGATGGCCACAACGTCGTGCTGCACGAGTTTGCGCACCAGCTCGACAGCGAATCGGGCCGCGCCAACGGGGCGCCATATCTCGGCAATCCGGCCAGCTACCGCGAATGGTCGGAAGTCTTGTCGCGCAACTTTCAGAATCTGCGGATGCACGCCATGCACCGCATGGAGACCGTGATGGACCCGTACGGCGCCACCAATCCGGCCGAATTCTTCGCCGTGGCCACCGAAACCTTCTTTGAAAAACCGTACCAGATGGCCGAACATCACGCCGAGCTGTACGAGGAATTCCTTAAATATTACCGGGTCGATCCACGCGCCTGGATGTCGCCGCCGCCACCGCCTGCGCCGCCGGAACCGCCGCCAGTGTCGTTCGCCTACAGCTGGTGA
- a CDS encoding response regulator: MSRILLVDDEPNMLSALQRALRQSKALAGAQIETFTNPFDALNRICVCEFDLVVSDFMMPEMTGGDFLQALKDVAPTTVRIMLTASTDFKTAMTAINEAHVFRFISKPWQQSELEQNILQGLEERQRLLAEAGKTPSAADQEAQRLEDEEPGLLHVKRTDDGSIIL; encoded by the coding sequence ATGAGCCGCATACTGCTGGTGGACGACGAACCGAATATGCTGAGCGCGCTGCAACGGGCGCTACGCCAAAGCAAAGCGCTGGCCGGCGCGCAGATCGAGACCTTCACCAATCCGTTCGACGCGCTGAACCGCATCTGCGTGTGCGAGTTCGACCTGGTGGTGTCCGATTTCATGATGCCGGAGATGACCGGCGGCGACTTCCTGCAAGCGCTGAAGGACGTGGCGCCGACCACGGTGCGTATCATGCTGACCGCGTCCACCGACTTCAAGACGGCGATGACGGCCATCAATGAGGCGCATGTGTTCCGCTTTATCTCCAAACCGTGGCAGCAGTCGGAACTGGAGCAGAACATCCTGCAGGGGCTGGAAGAGCGCCAGCGCCTGTTGGCCGAGGCCGGCAAGACGCCGAGCGCGGCGGATCAGGAAGCCCAGCGGCTGGAGGACGAGGAACCGGGCCTGCTGCACGTCAAGCGCACCGACGACGGCTCCATTATCCTGTGA
- a CDS encoding ATP-binding protein: MKLSTQAEVALDEFFDGHPVATFAVNRHHVITHWNKACEQLLGWTRACMVGTRNQWQPFYIKERPLLCDLIVDGDDNIADHYPGHSHPSTLIPGAYESEDFFPNIGASGHWLHFTAAPLRDAEGHVVGAIETMRDVTERRVAENALRQSRDSLEHIVEKRTAQLAQANDKLADDIRQLTELNDLLSAAQQQLVQAEKMASIGQLAAGVAHEINNPIGYIFSNVGTLQNYLEQLFEMLDAYQAAEASIAQPAVITKLRAMRERIDLDFLRQDIPALMRESGEGLVRVRHIVEDLKDFSRADNNQEWSRADLHQSIDSTLNIVANEVKYHADVVKAYGDIPAIECLPLQINQVVLNLVVNAAQAMGEQRGTITLRTGMADADTVKLEVEDTGNGIAPDTLSRIFDPFFTTKAVGKGTGLGLSLAYGIVQKHKGRIEVDTEVGRGTCFRVLLPVRHTEELS; encoded by the coding sequence ATGAAACTTTCCACACAGGCCGAGGTAGCGCTGGACGAATTCTTTGACGGCCATCCGGTCGCTACCTTCGCCGTCAACCGCCACCACGTCATCACCCACTGGAACAAGGCGTGCGAGCAGCTGCTGGGCTGGACCCGCGCCTGCATGGTCGGCACCCGCAACCAATGGCAGCCGTTCTACATCAAGGAACGGCCGCTGCTGTGCGATCTGATCGTCGATGGCGATGACAATATCGCCGACCACTATCCCGGTCACAGCCACCCGTCCACGCTGATCCCGGGCGCCTACGAATCGGAAGACTTCTTCCCCAACATCGGCGCCAGCGGCCACTGGCTGCACTTCACCGCCGCGCCGCTGCGCGATGCCGAGGGCCACGTGGTCGGCGCCATCGAGACCATGCGCGACGTCACAGAACGCCGCGTGGCGGAAAACGCGCTGCGCCAGTCGCGCGACAGCCTGGAGCATATTGTCGAGAAACGCACCGCCCAGCTGGCGCAGGCCAATGACAAGCTGGCCGACGACATCCGCCAGTTGACCGAACTGAACGATTTGCTGTCGGCCGCCCAGCAACAGCTGGTGCAGGCCGAAAAGATGGCCTCGATCGGCCAGCTGGCGGCCGGCGTGGCGCACGAAATCAACAACCCGATCGGCTATATCTTCTCCAACGTCGGCACCTTGCAGAATTACCTGGAGCAGCTGTTCGAGATGCTGGACGCCTACCAGGCGGCCGAGGCCAGCATCGCCCAGCCGGCCGTGATCACCAAATTGCGCGCCATGCGCGAGCGTATCGATCTGGATTTCCTGCGCCAGGACATTCCGGCGCTGATGCGCGAATCGGGAGAAGGACTGGTGCGGGTGCGCCACATCGTCGAAGACCTGAAGGATTTCTCGCGCGCCGACAACAACCAGGAATGGAGCCGCGCGGATCTGCACCAAAGCATCGATTCGACGTTGAATATCGTCGCCAACGAAGTCAAATATCACGCCGACGTGGTCAAGGCCTACGGCGACATCCCGGCCATCGAATGCCTGCCGCTGCAAATCAACCAGGTGGTGCTGAACCTGGTGGTCAACGCCGCCCAGGCCATGGGCGAGCAGCGCGGCACCATCACGCTGCGCACCGGCATGGCCGACGCCGACACCGTCAAACTGGAAGTGGAAGACACCGGCAACGGCATCGCACCGGACACGCTGTCGCGCATCTTCGATCCCTTCTTCACCACCAAGGCGGTTGGCAAGGGGACCGGGCTGGGCCTGTCGCTGGCCTACGGCATCGTACAAAAACACAAGGGCCGCATCGAAGTCGACACCGAAGTGGGACGCGGCACCTGCTTCCGCGTGCTGCTGCCGGTGCGCCATACCGAGGAATTATCATGA
- a CDS encoding HDOD domain-containing protein, with protein sequence MSHIALDEVVRRVHDLPSLPAVVAELLTSMEEDDIDLHYLAGRIALDQALTAKTLRLANSSFYGMPSKVTSIQQAMSVLGLHSVRTLVTACGVIGTVPATAGPALDFGLFWRHAIATAVWARALARHLRQSPDTAFTAGLLHNLGTLVLATRFPDEYAAVPLWRAEHADASVADAELAVFGVDHAQAGSALAAHWNFPPAIQDAICHQHRANATGLALAVGMAHRLADSTDASEEQREQAWTTLAFDDAQRQQLSENCPLMVNDMCQILVN encoded by the coding sequence ATGAGCCACATCGCACTGGATGAGGTGGTGCGCCGCGTGCACGACCTGCCGTCGCTGCCGGCGGTGGTGGCCGAGCTGCTGACCAGCATGGAAGAAGACGATATCGACCTGCACTACCTGGCCGGCCGCATCGCGCTCGACCAGGCGCTCACGGCCAAGACGCTGCGGCTGGCCAACTCCTCCTTTTACGGCATGCCGTCCAAGGTCACCAGCATCCAGCAGGCGATGTCGGTGCTGGGCCTGCACAGCGTGCGCACGCTGGTGACCGCCTGCGGCGTGATCGGCACCGTGCCGGCCACGGCCGGGCCAGCGCTGGACTTCGGCCTGTTCTGGCGCCACGCCATCGCCACCGCCGTCTGGGCGCGCGCGCTGGCGCGCCACCTGCGTCAAAGTCCGGACACCGCCTTTACCGCCGGCCTGCTGCACAACCTCGGCACACTGGTGCTGGCCACCCGCTTTCCCGACGAGTACGCGGCGGTGCCGCTATGGCGCGCCGAACATGCCGACGCCAGTGTCGCCGACGCCGAGCTGGCCGTGTTCGGCGTCGACCACGCGCAGGCCGGCAGCGCACTGGCGGCGCACTGGAACTTCCCGCCGGCGATCCAGGACGCCATCTGCCACCAGCACCGCGCCAACGCCACCGGCCTGGCGCTGGCGGTCGGCATGGCGCATCGGCTGGCCGATTCAACCGACGCCAGCGAAGAGCAGCGCGAACAAGCCTGGACCACCCTCGCCTTCGACGATGCGCAGCGCCAGCAGCTGAGCGAAAACTGCCCGCTGATGGTCAACGATATGTGCCAGATATTGGTCAACTAG